A single region of the Globicephala melas chromosome 12, mGloMel1.2, whole genome shotgun sequence genome encodes:
- the LRRTM1 gene encoding leucine-rich repeat transmembrane neuronal protein 1, giving the protein MDFLLLGLCLYWLLRRPSGVVLCLLGACFQMLPAAPSGCPQLCRCEGRLLYCEALNLTEAPHNLSGLLGLSLRYNSLSELRAGQFTGLMQLTWLYLDHNHICSVQGDAFQKLRRVKELTLSSNQITQLANTTFRPMPNLRSVDLSYNKLQALAPDLFHGLRKLTTLHMRANAIQFVPVRIFQDCRSLKFLDIGYNQLKSLARNSFAGLFKLTELHLEHNDLVKVNFAHFPRLISLHSLCLRRNKVAIVVSSLDWVWNLEKMDLSGNEIEYMEPHVFETVPHLQSLQLDSNRLTYIEPRILNSWKSLTSVTLAGNLWDCGRNVCALASWLSNFQGRYDGNLQCASPEYAQGEDVLDAVYAFHLCEEGAEPTSGHLLSAVTNRSDLGSPAGPATTLADGREGQPDSTPELATVALPGGEHAENAVQIHKVVTGTMALIFSFLIVVLVLYVSWKCFPASLRQLRQCFVTQRRKQKQKQTMHQMAAMSAQEYYVDYKPNHIEGALVIINEYGSCTCHQQPARECEV; this is encoded by the coding sequence ATGGATTTCCTGCTGCTCGGTCTCTGTCTATACTGGCTGCTGAGGAGGCCCTCGGGGGTGGTCTTGTGTTTGCTGGGGGCCTGCTTTCAGATGCTGCCCGCCGCCCCCAGCGGGTGCCCGCAGCTGTGCCGGTGCGAGGGGCGGCTGCTGTACTGCGAGGCGCTCAACCTCACCGAGGCGCCCCACAACCTGTCCGGCCTGCTGGGCTTGTCCCTGCGCTACAACAGCCTCTCGGAGCTGCGCGCCGGCCAGTTCACGGGGTTAATGCAGCTCACGTGGCTCTATCTGGATCACAATCACATCTGCTCGGTGCAGGGGGACGCCTTTCAGAAACTGCGCCGAGTTAAGGAACTCACACTGAGTTCCAACCAGATCACCCAACTGGCCAACACCACCTTCCGGCCCATGCCCAACCTGCGCAGCGTGGACCTCTCGTACAACAAGCTGCAGGCGCTCGCGCCCGATCTCTTCCACGGGCTGCGGAAGCTCACCACGCTGCACATGCGGGCCAACGCCATCCAGTTCGTGCCCGTGCGCATCTTCCAGGACTGCCGCAGCCTCAAGTTTCTCGACATCGGATACAATCAGCTCAAGAGTCTGGCGCGCAACTCTTTCGCCGGCTTGTTCAAGCTCACCGAGCTGCACCTGGAGCACAACGACTTGGTCAAGGTGAACTTTGCCCACTTCCCCCGCCTCATCTCCCTGCACTCGCTCTGCCTGAGGAGGAACAAGGTGGCCATTGTGGTCAGCTCGCTGGACTGGGTATGGAACCTGGAGAAAATGGACCTGTCGGGCAACGAGATCGAGTACATGGAGCCCCATGTGTTCGAGACCGTGCCACACCTCCAGTCCCTGCAGCTGGACTCCAACCGTCTCACCTACATCGAGCCCCGTATCCTCAACTCCTGGAAGTCGCTGACGAGCGTCACCCTGGCCGGGAACCTCTGGGACTGTGGGCGCAACGTGTGCGCCCTGGCTTCGTGGCTCAGCAACTTCCAGGGGCGCTACGATGGCAACTTGCAGTGCGCCAGCCCCGAGTACGCACAGGGCGAGGACGTCCTGGACGCAGTGTACGCTTTCCACCTGTGTGAGGAGGGGGCCGAGCCCACCAGCGGCCACCTGCTCTCCGCCGTCACCAACCGCAGCGACCTGGGATCCCCCGCCGGCCCGGCCACCACTCTCGCTGACGGCAGGGAGGGGCAGCCCGACAGCACGCCTGAGCTGGCTACCGTGGCCCTCCCCGGCGGCGAACACGCCGAGAACGCTGTGCAGATTCACAAGGTGGTCACCGGTACCATGGccctcattttctccttcctcatcGTGGTCCTGGTGCTCTATGTCTCTTGGAAGTGCTTCCCAGCCAGTCTCAGGCAGCTCAGACAGTGCTTTGTGACGCAGCGCAGGAAGCAAAAGCAGAAACAGACCATGCATCAGATGGCTGCCATGTCTGCCCAGGAATACTACGTTGATTACAAACCGAACCACATTGAGGGAGCCCTGGTCATCATCAACGAGTATGGCTCGTGTACCTGCCACCAGCAGCCCGCCAGGGAATGCGAGGTGTGA